AATTTAAAGGAATTAAAACTTCAGCCAAATTAATCAAGGTAAGCCAGACCGGAACGTACATTAACGAACAACCTATGATGCGATTTGAGTTGGAATATACAGATACTCACAATCAGCTGCATCGCAGCAGTTTGAAAAAAGTAGTGGGACTGCTTGATCTAGATATTACGAAACAGGAATACATTTCTATCTTTTATTTACCGGAAAATCCAAGCCAAATTGCCTTTACCTCAGATTTAAATACTCTTTAATAATGAAAAAACTGATTATTGCAACGATTATTTGTTCGATACTTGTAAGCTGTCAGCAGATAAAACAAAGTATAAATGAAACTTTTAAACCTAATGATACTGTTGTCGAAAAAGAACATGAATTAGTACAAGAACAAAAATTCGAAACTTCAAATTCTGAAACTACAGCAAACGAAAAAATAGTTCTTTTAGAGCATCCAGAAATTTTGCAAAAAGCGGAGGAAGAATTAAAAAAATTACCACAGTATGCCGGAAAAGAAATATTTGTTTACTCTACGGTATATTTTTATAATTACAGGAGCATAAATGTATTATTACAGCATCCAAAAAATCCAAAATACGTTGATACGTACGAATACAAAGACGGTAAATGGTCGGAACCAAGACCGGTTCAGTTATCAGTGCATGACGATATTAAAGGCCGATTGGTTCCGCTTTCTAAAATAAACTTTGTAAATGCTTCAAAAGTTGCCGAAATCTATAATCAAAAAGCAAGCGAAATCGAAGGTGCAGAGCCTTTAACAAGCGTGTACATTTCGATTTGGAAAAATCAGATAAAATGGTATCCAACAAGCATACACGGAAGCCGCGAAAGGTATTCGATACAATTTAATGATGATGGGTCTCTAAAAGAATTTAAACAGGATTAACTATTTTTTATCATACGGAATATATTGATCCCACTGCCATGGTGTGAAAGTATCTTTTATTCCCGTTTCTAATAGATATTTTATAATACTGTCTGTGTTATAACTATTAGACATAATGAGCATTCCGATTCCTTTTTCAGGGAAAATAATTCCGTAGTTTTGAAAACCCGAACCCTGCCCTTCTTTAAAAGCGCCAATTCCGTATGGCGACTGCAGTATTCCCCATCCTAAACCATACGAAAGCTGAATGTTATCGTTCCAATTTCCGTCTTCAACCGCACCCGGACCAAATTGTGTTCTGGAATGAATTCTAATCTGCGGACTAAACATTTCTTTATATGATTTTTCTTTTAGAAGTTTTTTACTCAGCAAAGCCGAAAGAAATTTACTGTAATCTTCTAAAGTCGTTTCAAGTGTTCCTGCTCCTCTTGGCGCATTGTCTTTGTCTTTTTCCTGAAGCGAATTATCATGTTCGTAGCCGTACGCATAATCTTTTTCAAATTTATCCTGCCATTTATAACTAGAATTCGTCATTCCAAGAGGCTTAAATACTTTTTCCTGAGCCAGTTCTTCCAGAGGTTTTCCGGTAATTTTTTCTAACACCACCTGAAGATACGTAAGTCCTTCTCCCGAATAACTGTATCTTGTTCCCGGTTCAAATTTAATGCGTAATTTTTCATCCGATTCAAACCAGCGCCAGTTTGGAAAACCAGTTGTATGATCCAAACACATACGGGCTGTGATTTTTGTATATCTCGGATCTGATTTTAATTCTGTAAAATCTTCATGCCATACTTTGTGTTCGTATTCATAAATAGGTTTTGGCAGATAACTTTGAAGCGGTTTATCTAAAGTTATAACGCCTTCTTCAACCAGTTTCAATACTAAAACAGCAAAAACGGCTTTACTTAAAGAGGCACCGTATAAATTAGTATTGGTTTGTAATTCTTTTTGTTTTTCAACATTGCTGTAACCGAATGTTTTCATAAAAACCGGTTTCTTAGAATTGAAAACGGTTATTCCAATTCCTTTTACATTGCCTTTACTCATAAAGGTTTTTATCGCATTGGTAAGACTATCCGCAGAAATCGTACTGCCATCAAGTCTTTTTATAAGAGAAGCATTTTGTGCCGAAACCGAAAAAATACCGGCAGAAAAAAGAATAATCAGAAGTTGTTTCATAAAGGTTATAGTTTTGGTTAATTCAACAACTTTAAGATCAATTTAGCTGAAGTAAATTGATAATAAGTCGAATACAAAAAATAAGAATTTCAGAATTAGTTTAAATCCCATTTTAATTATTATATTTCCGTCTAAAATTTCACACAAATATATTTTCTATATACGCAGAAGACAATACTTATAAATAACCATTTTTTTGAATGAAGAATATCAAAAATGATTTGAATATACAATTGTTACAACAGCCTATTTCAGGTAATTCAGAAAGTGATGTGCAATTGAAAAAATGTCAGCAAATTGCTCAAAATTTTGCCGAACTAGAAAACGGAATTGCTGTTTTGAGCGACCTGTACCATAATAAAAGTTATGTGTACTCTGGAAAAATTGCCAACGAACTGGCCATTTTTCAATCAAAACAAATGCAGGAAATAGAAACCATCTGGGAAGAAGAATTGTTTAACAAATTAAATCCCGATGATGTGCTTCAAAAATATGTTTTAGAACTCAAGTTCTTTCAGTTTATTAAAACCATTCCAATTGATGAACGCCATGATTATTGTGTAATAAGCCGTTTGCGGCTTATTGACAAAAATGCCGATAAATCACTCCTGCACAAAATGTATTATTTTTCAAATCCTGAGCACGAAAATATAGAACTCGCTTTGTGCCTCTACAATTTTGATTTCCTGCAAGCTTTAAATTATGAAGGCGCAATTGTAAATACAGCTGACGGAAATATCATCAATCAAATTGAAACCGAAAACAATACTTTTCTTTCCAACAGAGAAAAAGAGATTTTAAAAATGCTCCAAAAAGGTAAACAAAGTAAAGAAATTGCTTCTCTTCTTTTCATCAGCATTAACACAGTCAGCCGACACAGACAAAATATCCTCGAAAAAATGAAAGTTAATAATACCACCGAAGCTTGTACGCTGGCACAGAAATTAAAATGGATATGAAGGTAAAAAGTTTGTAAATACTTTTTTGTAATTAATCAAAAAGAAATTAAAGCAATTTATATCCATTGGAATTTTGATAAGTTAATTTCTTTTTAATTAGCGATTACTAATTTTAATTTCTTATCATTTTATGAGATAAAAAACTATGCTTATTTAATTTTTCTTGTAATTTTTTCAAAATATTTTTTCTTTACACCAAACAAAACAACTGATTAACAAACAGATAAAACTCATTAATTTTATTTTTTTTACAATATTTCAATAGGTTCAGTATTAATGTGGAATCCCGTAAAAATCTGAACATCTAATCGTTTAGATTTGCGAACCAATTTCAATCTAAAAAAATGAACCTTTTCCATTTTGAAAAAATATCTCAGAGACTTATAATCTTATTGATGATTCTTTTTTCCTCAGCCACAAAGGCGCAAAACTCTGATGAATCAGATAAATTTGCTCCAAACTTTATTCCACCATCTCCAGCAGCAGCTGGTTTAGGAAATTATGGTAATATTCCGGTAGGAATGTCTACTGGATCACCTAATGTAAATCTAGATCTTTACACGTTAAAAGAAAATGGGATTTCAATTCCAATTTCTCTGAGCTACAGTTCAAATGGAGTAAAGATTGATGCTGTCTCAAAACAATTAGGGATTGATTGGGATTTAATTGCAGGCGGAGTTATAAGCAGACAAGTAAATGGTGATGACGATTTTAAAGTTGCTTGGTCAACTCCTGACGAACTAAGGCTTTGTATTCCTTCTGATCTTTCTGCTATTGCATTAAATGCACACCCACCTCAAAAAGATATTTTTAGTTATAGTGCACCAGGAATTTCAGGAAAATTTATTCTTGATGGAAGCTCTTTTCGAGAATTGAATGTTTCTGATAATAAAATCGAAATGTTTTTCGTACCTAATTCATCAGGGGAAAACGTTCGCACTTTTAAGATAACTTCTATTGACGGTACTGAATATTATTTTGGAGAAGGATCAGCCAGAGAAAGTTCCAGCAATGTCAATTATTGCGGCCTACCAGATCCAAGCTCTAGTGAAACGGCTTATTTATTAACTAAAATAAAAACAGCCTTAGGCCAGGAGGCTTATTTTAAATACACATCACAACTATTTACATCTACTAATTATCAACAAAAAGGAAGTTCAATGGTTATTGGTACTGCTTTACCGTCAACTGCTAGTATAGCTACTCCATGTAATTCGATTGAACGACACACCTCTTACTTTTTGGAATCGATTGAATTAAATGATAAAAAAATAACATTTGAATATTTTGATCTGGAAACTAATTTTAATTATCAAGAATCAAAACAATTAAAAAAAATTAAAATTTACTCTGGATTAAATACTCTTTTCAAATCTTATGAATTCAGCTATTATACGATTTTACCTAATACTAATTCTGATGGATTAAATTCATTTACTAAAACTGATAAGAAAAGATTTTTTTTAAAGGACATAAAAGAATATAATAATATAGAAACTATAAATTTTACAAAATATAGTTTTGAGTATTACACTCCTGAAGGATTGCCTCCTAGAAATTCTTATTCTAAAGATATTTATGGGTATTATAATGCAAGAAACAATAAAAACATGCTTTACAATAATCTTTCACCTTTAAGCAATTTTTATAAGGTTTTTAAAGATGCAGGTACAGCAGATAGAAGCCCTAATGCCGATGTAGTAGGATATGGGATGTTGAAAAGTATTACTTACCCAACTAAAGGTAAAACAGAGTTTGTCTACGAACCTAATTCAGTGTATATTGACAAAACATTTTATCCTCCTAAAACTGTTTATTCTATAGGTCAGGAAGCCGCCACAACGGCTAAATCTATTGATTCACCTGTCTTTAACATTCCTTATGCACAAACTGTTACTTTATACGGAGAAGCGGAATTAATGTATATTGGGACCGGAATCTGTACTGAAGAATCTTATCCAACACATTGGAATCCATACGCGACTGTATCTTTAATTAATCAGGCTAATAATCAGATAGTAGCTACCTTGCGTTCCGATAATAATCCAACAATAGATGCCAGTATTGGTGCTGGAAACTACTTTTTAAGAGTTACTTCAATACGAGCATGTCTTAATATATATGGTTCAGTTACTTATACCTTAACCCAGCCTTATACTGCTAAAGTGAATGATCCAGTAGCCGGGGTACGAGTAAAGAAAACCTTAGATTATGACAATAAGGGAAATGTAAATATCAAAAAATACTATTATGGAACACAGGATTGCCTGAACTGTAGTTCAGGTACATTTGCAGTAGGAAATCCTGATTCTGTTGGTAACACAGACCTTTTTATATCTAGTGCTAGGCAGACCTATACCATGTTTTCTAATTCAAAAGTTCCCTTAAATTCATTTGATGGACCGAATTTTAACTATGGCAGCGTTATTGAAAGTTTTGGAGAAGATTTTGAAAACGGAGGTACTATACATTATTTCATAACAAGATCTGATGAACCTTCAGTGGGAATTTGCGACGAATATATCAGAGGAACACCTTATTCGAATGGTTTTCTAGGCGGAACCGAATACAAAAATATTACTTTTAGAAAAAACGGCAATAATTATATTTATCTGGCACAAGAAGAATCAATTTTCACCCATGATGAATCATATGATTTTGTGGCAAATAATTACACTTCAAGATTGTATCAAATTATTACAAATCCTAGTTCATCAACATCAACACCAATAACCGATTATTATTATAATTTCAATATTTATCAAACAAGAAGCCAGCGTCATTATTTATCAAAAAAAATATCGACCATTTATGATTTGAATGGGCAGAATCCTT
This is a stretch of genomic DNA from Flavobacterium endoglycinae. It encodes these proteins:
- a CDS encoding serine hydrolase domain-containing protein — encoded protein: MKQLLIILFSAGIFSVSAQNASLIKRLDGSTISADSLTNAIKTFMSKGNVKGIGITVFNSKKPVFMKTFGYSNVEKQKELQTNTNLYGASLSKAVFAVLVLKLVEEGVITLDKPLQSYLPKPIYEYEHKVWHEDFTELKSDPRYTKITARMCLDHTTGFPNWRWFESDEKLRIKFEPGTRYSYSGEGLTYLQVVLEKITGKPLEELAQEKVFKPLGMTNSSYKWQDKFEKDYAYGYEHDNSLQEKDKDNAPRGAGTLETTLEDYSKFLSALLSKKLLKEKSYKEMFSPQIRIHSRTQFGPGAVEDGNWNDNIQLSYGLGWGILQSPYGIGAFKEGQGSGFQNYGIIFPEKGIGMLIMSNSYNTDSIIKYLLETGIKDTFTPWQWDQYIPYDKK
- a CDS encoding RHS repeat protein — translated: MILFSSATKAQNSDESDKFAPNFIPPSPAAAGLGNYGNIPVGMSTGSPNVNLDLYTLKENGISIPISLSYSSNGVKIDAVSKQLGIDWDLIAGGVISRQVNGDDDFKVAWSTPDELRLCIPSDLSAIALNAHPPQKDIFSYSAPGISGKFILDGSSFRELNVSDNKIEMFFVPNSSGENVRTFKITSIDGTEYYFGEGSARESSSNVNYCGLPDPSSSETAYLLTKIKTALGQEAYFKYTSQLFTSTNYQQKGSSMVIGTALPSTASIATPCNSIERHTSYFLESIELNDKKITFEYFDLETNFNYQESKQLKKIKIYSGLNTLFKSYEFSYYTILPNTNSDGLNSFTKTDKKRFFLKDIKEYNNIETINFTKYSFEYYTPEGLPPRNSYSKDIYGYYNARNNKNMLYNNLSPLSNFYKVFKDAGTADRSPNADVVGYGMLKSITYPTKGKTEFVYEPNSVYIDKTFYPPKTVYSIGQEAATTAKSIDSPVFNIPYAQTVTLYGEAELMYIGTGICTEESYPTHWNPYATVSLINQANNQIVATLRSDNNPTIDASIGAGNYFLRVTSIRACLNIYGSVTYTLTQPYTAKVNDPVAGVRVKKTLDYDNKGNVNIKKYYYGTQDCLNCSSGTFAVGNPDSVGNTDLFISSARQTYTMFSNSKVPLNSFDGPNFNYGSVIESFGEDFENGGTIHYFITRSDEPSVGICDEYIRGTPYSNGFLGGTEYKNITFRKNGNNYIYLAQEESIFTHDESYDFVANNYTSRLYQIITNPSSSTSTPITDYYYNFNIYQTRSQRHYLSKKISTIYDLNGQNPFTTTTNYNYSSPNHKQMTSQVSTSSNAETIEKKFFYAKDPEMSSKPFVSQLITANMVGTPLDTQSFKAGTKLSEQLTIYDRSTSTGNLLLPKTVYAAKFPNALPNIAASSIGQLEKKITFDQYDAAGNIIQYTLENGTPVSVIWGYGQTQPIAKIENALYSAVSSYSANLQTKSDSGTEAALITDLNALRAAFPNAMVTTYTYKPLVGISTVTDPKGEKTTYTYDSFNRLETVKDKDGNLLTENQYNYKP
- a CDS encoding response regulator transcription factor, whose amino-acid sequence is MKNIKNDLNIQLLQQPISGNSESDVQLKKCQQIAQNFAELENGIAVLSDLYHNKSYVYSGKIANELAIFQSKQMQEIETIWEEELFNKLNPDDVLQKYVLELKFFQFIKTIPIDERHDYCVISRLRLIDKNADKSLLHKMYYFSNPEHENIELALCLYNFDFLQALNYEGAIVNTADGNIINQIETENNTFLSNREKEILKMLQKGKQSKEIASLLFISINTVSRHRQNILEKMKVNNTTEACTLAQKLKWI